GGCGTCAACGACGGCGCGGCGGCGCTGCTGCTGACCTCGGCGCGGCGGGCGCGGGCGCTGGGGCTGCGGCCGCTGGCGCGGATCGTGGCCACCGCGGTGGCCGGGGTGGACCCGGCCTACATGGGCATCGGCCCGGTGCCCGCCACCCGCAAGGCGCTGGCGCGGGCCGGGCTGCGGCTGGAGCAGATGGACGTGGTGGAGCTGAACGAGGCCTTCGCCGCCCAGGCGCTGGCGGTCATCCAGGAGCTGGACCTGGACCCGGCGCGGGTCAACCCCAACGGCGGGGCGATCGCCCTGGGCCCCCCGCTGGGCTGCTCGGGCGCGCGCATCCTGACCACCCTGGTGCCCGAGCTGGCCCGCCGCGGCGCCCGCTACGGCCTGGCCACCATGTGCATCGGCGTCGGCCAGGGCATCGCCACCATCGTCGAGCGCGTGGAGTCCTCGTTCGCGCCCAGGAGGACAAGGGCAGACAGATGAGGAGGTAAAGGTGAGCACCGTTACCCGGCCAGAAACTCGATTCATCAAGCAGCAGGAGCGGGACGACGTCCTGTACGTCACCCTGGACCGCCCGCCGCTCAACGTGCTGACCATCAGCATGATGTCGGAGCTGATCGGCGTCTTCGACCAGGTCGCGGCCCGGCAGGACAGCTTGAGGGCCGTGGTGCTGCGAGGCGCGGGCAAGGCCTACTCGGCAGGCGTGGACATCAGCGAGCACCAGGGCGAGACGCTGCGCCCGCTGCTCGACAGCTTTCACCGCCTGATGCTGCGTGTGCTGGCCAGCCCCGTCCCGGTCATCTCGGTCGTGCACGGCTACGCCTTTGGCGGCGGCTGCGAGCTGGCCACGGTCTCAGACATGGTGCTGATCGCCGAGGACGCGAAGATCGGCGTGCCGGAGATCAAGCTGGCCGTGTTCCCGCCGGCCGCGGCGGTGCTCTTCCCACGGCTGATCGGCACCCACCGCGCGCTGGAGCTGATCCTGACCGGCGAGCCGATCAGCGGCGCGGAGGCGGCCCGCATCGGCCTGGCCAATCGGGCCGTGCCGGCCGCGGAGCTGGATGCGGCGCTCGAGGCGCTGCTCGCCCGCCTGCGGGCCACCAGCGCGGCCGCGCTGAGGCTGGCCCGCCGCGCGGTGCTGGACACGCTGGACCGCTCGACCGAGGAGGCGCTGCACTACCTGGAGCAGGTGCAGGTGGAGCAGTTGATCCCGTCCCACGACGCGCAGGAGGGCCTGCGCGCGTTCCTGGAGAAGCGCGCGCCAGTGTGGCAGCACCGGTGATACAGTCGTCAGCCAGCAGTCGGCCGTCGTCAGCCTGAGTCTGACTGATGGCTGCCGACCGATGACCGACGACGGGAGGACAGTCCATGTGTGGGGCGGCGCATCCCGAGGAGCGCA
The sequence above is a segment of the Armatimonadota bacterium genome. Coding sequences within it:
- a CDS encoding enoyl-CoA hydratase/isomerase family protein, which translates into the protein MSTVTRPETRFIKQQERDDVLYVTLDRPPLNVLTISMMSELIGVFDQVAARQDSLRAVVLRGAGKAYSAGVDISEHQGETLRPLLDSFHRLMLRVLASPVPVISVVHGYAFGGGCELATVSDMVLIAEDAKIGVPEIKLAVFPPAAAVLFPRLIGTHRALELILTGEPISGAEAARIGLANRAVPAAELDAALEALLARLRATSAAALRLARRAVLDTLDRSTEEALHYLEQVQVEQLIPSHDAQEGLRAFLEKRAPVWQHR
- a CDS encoding thiolase family protein — its product is GVNDGAAALLLTSARRARALGLRPLARIVATAVAGVDPAYMGIGPVPATRKALARAGLRLEQMDVVELNEAFAAQALAVIQELDLDPARVNPNGGAIALGPPLGCSGARILTTLVPELARRGARYGLATMCIGVGQGIATIVERVESSFAPRRTRADR